In one Chelmon rostratus isolate fCheRos1 chromosome 7, fCheRos1.pri, whole genome shotgun sequence genomic region, the following are encoded:
- the LOC121608709 gene encoding cell wall integrity and stress response component 2, which produces MNFASRIFIWLLPLTASTTVTSGQNHNFMNVMTGVVGNKFPHSQLTTQEASMLNTLSEVSGRNIRQSNIVDVNLTEEKMTTHSTKSSLQTTQTMPSKIFLSNIQTATTPSNSISFQLKSSTVRMKSTTEVQFKVTTSATMAVTSQASNPTTITNVPSMLRSSIQSQDTGNTAASQFTSGKITHLSRHPTQFTVLISTTTTSSKRVEDKSISTSPVTGDDAMQSTGLYKTLLATANTPLIHITEAKKRQDPAEKNAKSKNGTNHSKAVAGLVSGALVLMMIGFLLIYIKKQKLQRQQITTRDWAGPSPFLEGGADNGQATLRSSHRIPLSTFLPQRLSKRMSLLPEKDDESEDMTPGTTFGDKHQESIFGLEVDVNDVQKSNGSAAVVPEMKHTGNTPEPIKNSVSVSFSQMNDPLSTKVTNLTEDHPATLSGAVKNDLA; this is translated from the coding sequence ATGAATTTTGCAAGTCGAATTTTCATATGGTTGCTGCCACTGACAGCAAGCACCACAGTGACATCTGGCCAGAATCACAACTTCATGAATGTGATGACAGGAGTGGTAGGAAATAAGTTCCCTCACAGCCAGCTAACAACGCAGGAGGCGTCCATGTTAAATACACTCTCAGAGGTCTCAGGTCGAAACATCAGACAGTCTAACATTGTTGATGTAAATCtaacagaggaaaaaatgacaacacacaGCACTAAATCATCACTGCAAACAACTCAAACAATGCCTTCGAAAATATTCTTATCAAATattcaaacagcaacaactcCATCAAATTCCATATCATTTCAATTAAAGAGCTCAACAGTACGCATGAAATCCACGACAGAAGTACAATTTAAAGTCACAACATCAGCAACAATGGCGGTAACCAGTCAAGCCAGCAACCCAACCACGATCACAAATGTACCTTCAATGCTCAGGAGCTCCATCCAAAGCCaagacacaggaaacacagcgGCCTCCCAATTCACCAGTGGTAAAATTACCCATTTATCTAGACATCCAACACAGTTTACAGTCCTCATCTCTACTACAACCACATCTTCCAAGCGTGTTGAAGACAAGTCTATAAGTACAAGTCCAGTCACAGGTGATGACGCTATGCAGTCCACAGGTTTATACAAAACTTTACTGGCCACAGCAAATACACCACTCATCCACATCACTGaggcaaagaaaagacaagatcctgcagaaaaaaatgcaaagtcCAAAAACGGAACAAACCACAGTAAAGCTGTGGCAGGGCTAGTAAGTGGAGCCCTGGTATTGATGATGATAGGATTCCTGCTAATCTATATAAAGAAACAGAAGCTTCAGAGGCAGCAGATAACAACTAGAGACTGGGCTGGTCCTTCACCATTTCTGGAGGGTGGAGCTGACAATGGCCAGGCAACACTGAGGTCATCTCACCGAAttcctctctccaccttccTGCCTCAGAGGCTGTCCAAAAGGATGTCCTTGCTCCCAGAAAAAGATGACGAGTCAGAAGACATGACACCAGGTACTACATTTGGAGATAAACATCAAGAGAGTATATTTGGTCTAGAGGTGGACGTAAATGATGTACAAAAAAGCAATGGGAGTGCTGCAGTTGTTccagaaatgaaacacacaggaaacactccAGAGCCAATTAAAAACTCTGTCTCAGTGTCGTTTTCACAAATGAACGACCCACTGTCCACAAAGGTTACAAACCTCACTGAAGACCATCCTGCTACTCTGTCTGGAGCTGTGAAAAATGATCTGGCATAA